From Diceros bicornis minor isolate mBicDic1 chromosome 17, mDicBic1.mat.cur, whole genome shotgun sequence, the proteins below share one genomic window:
- the ARHGDIB gene encoding rho GDP-dissociation inhibitor 2 produces the protein MTEKAPEPHLEEDDDELDGKLNYKPPPQKSLKELQEMDKDDESLIKYKKTLLGDGPVVADPTAPNVTVTRLTLVCESAPGPITMDLTGDLEALKKETFVLKEGVEYRVKIHFKVNRDIVSGLKYVQHTYRTGVKVDKATFMVGSYGPRPEEYEFLTPTEEAPKGMLARGTYHNKSFFTDDDKHDHLTWEWNLSIKKEWTE, from the exons ATGACTGAAAAGGCCCCAGAACCACACCTGGAGGAGGATGACGATGAGCTGGACGGCAAGCTCAATTACAAGCCTCCCCCTCAGAAGTCCCTGAAAGAGCTGCAGGAGATGGACAAAGATGATGAAAGTCTAATTAAGTACAAGAAAACGCTCCTGGGGGATGGCCCTGTGGTagcag ACCCAACAGCGCCCAATGTCACCGTTACTCGCCTTACCCTGGTTTGTGAGAGTGCCCCAGGACCAATCACCATGGACCTCACTG GGGATCTTGAAGCCCTCAAAAAAGAAACTTTTGTGCTAAAGGAAGGTGTTGAATATAGAGTCAAAATTCACTTCAAA GTGAACAGGGATATTGTGTCAGGCCTGAAATATGTGCAGCACACCTACCGGACTGGGGTGAAAG TGGATAAGGCAACATTTATGGTTGGCAGCTACGGGCCTCGGCCAGAGGAGTATGAGTTCCTGACCCCAACTGAGGAGGCTCCCAAGGGCATGCTGGCCCGAGGCACTTACCACAACAAGTCTTTCTTCACCGACGATGACAAGCACGACCACCTTACCTGGGAGTGGAACCTATCCATTAAGAAGGAGTGGACAGAATGA